One window of the Tachypleus tridentatus isolate NWPU-2018 chromosome 10, ASM421037v1, whole genome shotgun sequence genome contains the following:
- the LOC143228663 gene encoding intracellular coagulation inhibitor 2-like — translation MADTRKTTLLLIMTFGNIYCRNVHHSELKLAKLSTAVNQFGIDLYKRLSSRGNDQVCFSPFSLSTALTMAYLGAKGETAAEMRNALGFLKAGLEVEEISRSFYEAFEQLQNDQKDYQLNLADMALIQANYRVLEDYKRTLEDNLHADTRSVDFGSNGLGVKDLVNSWVSSKTHNKITSLLSKPLHSLTRLFLLNAVYFKGVWTTQFDPKKTVPLPFFNQNQLSKSVPMMKVTSEFPYNYDSNLRCQVLELPYKGDRISMVIILPEKGYGLKKVESLLTSDSLNRLLNNLLVMKVDVTLPKFKLEDSPKVKQYLQDMGIKRAFSNAADFSGISGHQDLYVSDILHKAMIEVNEEGSEAAAVTGVILIKSASVHEDRVQIFNVDHPFLFIIRDKISGMILFMGSVNEL, via the exons ATGGCCgatacaagaaaaacaactctTCTTCTGATAATGACTTTTGGCAATATTTATTGTCGGAATGTGCATCATTCTGAATTAAAACTAGCAAAGCTGAGCACAGCGGTCAATCAATTTGGGATTGACCTATACAAGAGGTTATCCAGTAGAGGAAACGACCAAGTCTGCTTTTCCCCTTTCAGTCTATCGACAGCGTTAACTATGGCGTACCTGGGAGCTAAAGGTGAAACAGCTGCCGAAATGAGGAATGCTCTTGGTTTTCTGAAAGCAGGTTtagaagtggaagaaatttcacGAAGTTTTTATGAGGCATTTGAACAACTTCAAAACGATCAAAAAGATTACCAACTGAACTTGGCAGATATGGCACTTATCCAG GCCAATTACAGAGTGTTGGAAGATTACAAAAGAACACTAGAAGACAACCTCCATGCAGATACAAGGTCAGTTGACTTTGGGTCTAACGGGTTGGGTGTCAAAGACTTAGTCAACAGTTGGGTTTCTagtaaaacacacaacaaaatcaCTTCACTTCTCAGCAAGCCACTGCACTCTCTCACTCGTCTTTTCCTCCTCAATGCTGTGTATTTTAAAGGTGTGTGGACAACTCAGTTTGACCCTAAGAAAACTGTTCCCTTACCGTTTTTTAACCAGAACCAATTATCAAAGTCTGTTCCCATGATGAAAGTCACCAGTGAGTTCCCTTATAATTATGACAGCAACTTAAGATGCCAGGTCTTAGAACTTCCGTATAAAGGAGACAGAATCAGCATGGTTATTATTCTACCTGAGAAAGGGTAtggacttaagaaggtcgaaagtTTGCTCACATCTGATTCGTTGAATCGCCTGTTGAACAATTTACTTGTTATGAAGGTGGATGTTACCCTCCCAAAGTTTAAACTGGAAGATTCACCAAAGGTTAAACAGTATCTTCAGGATATGGGAATTAAAAGGGCTTTCTCAAATGCTGCCGATTTCTCTGGTATAAGTGGACATCAGGACTTATATGTAAGTgatattttgcacaaagcaatgATCGAGGTCAACGAGGAAGGAAGCGAGGCTGCAGCAGTAACAGGAGTTATCTTAATAAAATCAGCATCTGTGCATGAAGACCGGGTTCAAATTTTCAATGTTGATCATCCATTTCTGTTTATCATCAGAGACAAAATCAGCGGCATGATCTTATTCATGGGTTCTGTGAACGAGTTGTAG